The region ATCATACGGCCctgaaatattttgttgaattaaaGGGATGAATGTATGTCTCAGTGTTTGAATCCCACCTCACTGCAGTTGCTGTTCGCTTCACTAAGTGAATGAGTGACTCCTACAGGCTGAGAGAAGAATACCAATGAGATACGGTCATTGCTCTCCAGAAAGTTTTAGTCTGGAGAAGTTGGTTCACACTGAAGTCTGTAGATATATTCTCAATTCCACTAGTTCTTTGTGAGAAGTTCTACTGTTGTATTTTCATTCTAATGGTAATCTCGAGTAAATTAAAAGGCATATGCTGGAATCATTTTAACTCCGTACTGCCATTTAATTTCAGCATCCAAGTCTGCTTTGGTGCTTAAGATGGCAAATCACCTAAGTATGTCCGAAACAATGCTGGTTTGGCTGTAACCTGAttcaggaggaaagaaggagaattgTGCTCTCGTACGGCACATGATGTGGCACAGACAGGTCACACCCAAACTACCTGTGCTACAGTATTGAGAACCATATGACCACCTTGCTTTGTACCCACACATTGGCAGTATGTTGAGTAAATATGTAATGAATAATCTTTGGTTTCTGATTCCAGCACATAATTCCGattctggcacataataaataatCACTGTTAGATCCTATTATTGTCGGTACTGCTACTACTAAATTCATGGCATTATAAGGATTCACTGGATTAGATACCTCTTTAATACAGGTTTAAATAACACCACAAGGTGGGTCTTACTTTCAAGTGAACAAAAGGTCTTTAAAGAATGCTGAAATTGGTGCTCCAGGGTAACTCAGCAGCGGAAGTATGAACTTTGATCACCTGCACTAGCAAACAAATGTGGGCGTGTTTAAGGCCCATATTTGGTATTTCATGTACTCAGAGTCATACGTTAAAAACAGATTAAATATATAACCTTATGTGAGGCTGTCTAAATTAGATATTTGGTTTTAGCAAAACACAACCATTTGTTACATTAAATTAATGAGGTTAATGTGACAGTTTCTAGTTTTGTATATGTTTAATATGTGAATTTGTTATCTAGAGTTGTATGCAAGTATAAACATAAGGAAGTTGTATCTActtttatatttagataatttAATCATCATCATAATACAACTAATCTAAGTCAGCATTGGAGCTTTGTGcaaattactgttttctttaaatgaagcAGCAAAGTGAAAACCACAAAAACATAAATCACTTGTAATGCAAGACCTGGTGAGTAATAGTTAAATAGGACATAAACGGAGGATGATAAACAGGAAAGGTACCATATAAAATGAAGTGGGGTTACTCCAAGAATGAGGGAGTAGAAGTGCTGTAAACACCTGTACTCTGTATTCCAGTACTTCAGCAGTGAGCTGTCCAGAATGCCTCGTTCTAAATGAAGGGCATGAACTCCAGGTCCCTGCACAGGCAGTTGCTGTGGGACCTGGAGATCGCCGAGTGAAAAAGGGAACTTCTATATGCACATCTGTAATATGTGGGTAGGTTACATCTTCCTTTGCTTAAAGAATAAGTGCTGCTTCAGGGCACTTACTgaaccttcccccaccccttccagtaTTCTGATGttctaagagaaagaagcaatGGTGACATTTAGGTCACCAAAAAGCTTCCTGCTACAGCCCTGGAATCTGCTTCCCCAGGTGCCAGCTGCTGATCCCTGTGTGCGCTGAGTTATATACATTCACTACTCCTTGCCAAGATTTTGGCTGGAGTAAAATTATAATGTCCTTTTACAAATTAAGAGTTTCTTATGGAAATACTGGCACGGTTTTTAACTGACACAGATTTTCCCATTATAAGACATACAAACTGCTTAGTtcagcatgatttttaaaaatccatcccAGGAACATCTGACATCAATTATACTGTAGGTTTAAATATATATGcgtgaagaaagaaattgtatCCGTCTGCTCTTATTTGCATGATTAAAAGAGACAGTTTTCAAAAGTGCTTTTTTAGAAAcctattttctctcctttacctCACCACCAGCACGGGGTATCCTATTTTTAGCCTAACAGGTGGAGGAAGGAATggttttgcaggtgagaaaacaggTAGCTTTTCTGTAGTTACTTACCAAGCCTGCTAAATTATACAGAGTAAGTGCAGACATTGGAAACCCTTCAGATTGCTTCAGAGTAAAGGGCTGCTTTTGATTGTGGAACACAACGAGCGTGCAGTGACCTTCTGTGATGAtgaaatactttcaaaataactTGGATCATCAAGCCATCACTTTCCCTTTCCCAGTTGTTTTCCATCTTGACTAgatccccccccaaaaagaaatagCTTGCAACAGGCAGGCAGGAGGAAAGACAATGGAAGACCCCTTTGTTTTCCCTGCGAAGCCTGCAGATCCCTGACCCGATAAGGCCGACCtacctgtgtgtgtgcagtgcATGCAAATCGCCTGTGGTAGCCGTAGTCACAGGACGTGTCCTCGAGACAGAAGCTTGCTTTGTGGCCTTCAGCCACTCTCCTCTGGGTGTTCGCGTCAAGCAGGTCGTAGTGGCTGAACTCATCCATGCTGTGGTAATGTCTGGTGTCCCACACAGCACAGAGACAGTGGTCAGGGGCACATACAGAAAAGGCAGTGGGAATTTCAGGTCACTCTGGCTGCCTCACACATTTGTTTGCACATTAAAATCGAGATAAAGTTTTTCTTGAAGCCAGATTTGTGCTAGATTCCCTTCCACCCCAACCCAGGGTCAGAATCTAGCAAAACACTAAGCTTTTAACTTTGCaacttggggtgggtggggggaaagacTTGTTTGGAGTATCTTGCTTTTCTATTATATCCTGTTTTACCTccaaatattaaatagaaatagaCAATAAATTATCTGTGTTTAAGTGAAACTTGCCATATGTTCTCTAGTATATTTCTCTTGGCTGCCCCTACTGATGTTCCATTCCAAAAAAGAAGAGCACATGACTATTGGAAGGTTtctgtgagatttttaaaaattgagttttcaTGGACTCAAAATCATCACTaaaatgcaaaagagaaaaaatgccaTGTTTTTTCCACCACTATTATTACCaagttttatttggaaataaaataattctgttttattaGCAGATGAAGCGCTCACATCTATTGCTATCATTTCATTAACAAGAAGGTGCTGAGTGTTTCATCTTTGCACattaaggaaagaagaggaaatggctAGAACTGCAGGAAGTTTAAGGGCACACATCAGGATTTCCTGGCAATAAACACCTGGGCGATATATCAAGGTGAATTATAGAATAACCTAATGtgaaaatcttttaaagttaGGACAGAACAAGCAGTTGTATTGATTCAGGTCTTTTAAAAGATGGAGAAAGGTCCCTCTCAGCTCATGGAGTagattcaggggtgtccaaccttttggtgtctcggggccacactggaagaagagttgtctttggCCACAAATTAactacacaaacactaatgaaaactgatgagcaaaaataaggttttaagtaaatttacgattttatattgggccacattcatagccatctggACTGCATGCGGCCTGTAGTCTGTGGGTTGGACACGCCTGAACACCTTTCTTTGAGAAAGGTATTTGAACCTTTTTGATAACAAtttatggtctttattatatGCTGTCAGATGCAAACCAACTACAGGTAGATGATCTGGCTgcagagggctttttttttttttttatcaatctCACTTGCAATATATTGGAGTAAGATTCTAGCGAAGCCAATTGCTATATACTAGCAACAGTTTTAATAAGCTGGATTTAGAGTTTCTAATTTAAAAGATAACAGGATCTAGTCATTGACATATTATCTTAAAGACACACTCCAATGATTATGTCAACATACACAGAGAAaaattctaaatgtaaataacagCGGCTTTCTCCCTTTGTGTAAGAATCACTTGAAAGTGATAAAGCAAGTCAAAAGTACCCAGGAGACCCATCCACTTACTGGTGACAGCTGTGCCATTCCCAGGAATATCTTGGTCGGCTTGGTAAGAAATCTGATGTCCCTTGATTTTTCACTCTTTGGGGAAATCTTAGCAGCACCCTGTGATCATAATCTCTGACATCCACCCTATATGCTGAGCtgtcattttgaaaaaagaaacattttcacaGACTATTAACTAAAGACAAAGGAACAAGCAAAACCTTTTTTGATATATAATGCTCACTCCCTTATTCCCCATACTAGACTATCAATTCCAAGAAACCAGggcattttgcttattttatctATTGCTGAATCTCCAGATcctagaacaatgcctagcaAGTAGAGCTCTGtgaatatgtgttgaatgaatgggtAAATGAATAACAACTATGGAAATCCTcagtttaaatgtaaaaacataataaaattagcaataaaatttacatgtgagccctggctggtgtggctcagtggactgagtgccagcctgcaaaccaaagggctgctggttcgattcccagtcagggtacatgcttgggttgtgggccaggtccccagtagggggcatgcaagaggcaaccacacattgatatttctttccctctctttctccctcctttcccctcaccaaaaataaataaaatcttaaaaaaataaacccacacactATAAAAAATTTACATATGATATGTAAACTTTATAATCAGTTCAAGTTTAACCACATGAATGAGTGAAACTGAGGTGGTAATTatcccagatttttttaaaaagtcatccatATTTACTTGTTAAGAATTTTGAATTTAACAATACATTTCTTGAACAATTAACTAAGATGTACAGTggggaaataatttgaaaacaataCACCCAGATTAGACAGATAATTTTCTAACTTCACCACCTTCAAAACAACAGCATTACTATAATAATATTGAGGGTGCAATGGTGTGAGTGATGCAAGAGTCAAGAATGAAGATGATGAGCTTcaattccttctcttcctttagtCTGAGAGTTATAAAGAGTCAAAGTGagagaaatatacaaataaatattactatgttcttgtaatatattttgtatgaaaatatattcaaatactaTTGATGACCTTATTTTACACTGTAAAAAATTGTTGAGACCTATCAAAACGTTCTTTTGCTCCCTCTGCTGGCTTCCCAGCAGCATACTCAGGGAAATCCACTCCCAGAActgctattttattttaggactgttgggaaagaaaaagcaaaagaaagctgTTGCTCATGGTCTTATTCTGGCTGAAGTAATACCCCCCATAACTAATTACGGCTTCAAACAAAAGAAGACAACTTTTGCCAATGAGGGGTTCCACACTGGCAAATTAGCCCCCCAATCTTTTAAGGGAATATTGACAAGCTCTTCGATTACAATTTCTTTTCACGTTTTGTACAGTTTCATAGAAAGTTATTGGAAACAGTTGGCTCCAAAGCTgaaggatcttgaatcttgtgctTCAGTTTGAGAGAGAACCCACAGAGAACCCATGGAAATCTTCAAAATTTTAACTCTCCATCCAGGTCAGCATGCCCAGGAGATCAAGTCCTACTTCCCAGCTCTTGCACCACTTCCTAACTGTTGTCTGTAGGAACAAGAGTGGCCAGAACCAGGCACCTGATCAGCCCCTGGAATGAagaccaggcagccaggccgctgaTATCCCAGCTAGTACCTGGCCAAGCAGTTTTCCTCCGCGGCGCATCTCAGGTTGTACATGGACATCTTTTGCACGTATGTGGAAGCCTGGATGTAGTAGGGATCTGGCACCAAGTCTGGGAGACCTAAAGGAGAGCAGACGATGGGCACAGTAATGAGGCAACACAGCGCCCCCTACCCTGGCAACTGGTACCTCCGTATCCCTTGCTCCTCATCCTTTGCCCAACCAGACTGCCTGTCTGTGTGTGGCTGCGGGTAGCAGGAGAAAGGGGATGCCCCAGGCTGCAAAGCAATGTGGAAAGGAAGCAGGGGTGGGCCAGGCGCGTGGTTTGTACCAGATTCCAGGGCTGCCTCTGCAGGCGCAGGGGGAGGGATCTGATCTGCGAGAACTAGGGCCTGCCGCGCCCTGGCAGCCACGTCGGGGAGCCACCAGCCTCTTTGGGGAAGGGGTGCACGGTGGTTTCGGTGACTTTGCTTACCGTACTGGAAGTAGCCGGTGCCGTACCCCGGCCGGTACCTGCTCCCAGGCCGGGGCCTTTCGTACGTGTCATAGTAGTTGTAATAGGGGTTGTCATCAGAGTACTTGTAAGGGTTGTATGGGTCGTCACCCACCATGCCGTCCACGCGGCTAGGGGGCCTCAAGTTACTGAGCGCCGGGCGTTCTGCCTGCACCGTCCGGTTCCTCATGCGCGAGGCACCCGCATCGCGGGCCCCTGACGAAGAGTAGCCAGCTTGGAACCAGTGGCGGGCTGCGGGCCCCGGGAGACCTGAGGCGGCTCCTGAAGAGGCAGCAGTCCTCGCCCGAGTGGCCGCCGTGCGGTTGTTGCGGAGCAGCAGGATCGGCGTGCGCGGCTGCAAGGCGGCCGAGTTGGCGGCGCCTGGGGCGGTGGCACCCGGATCCCGTCGGCGCTGCGGCTGGTACTGCGAGCCCAGGCTCAGCAAACTGAACACCTGCCCGTTGTTCTCCCATTGGATCCTCTGGCTCCAGGCGCCGGGAGCCGCGGGAGGCTCGCGAGGGggctgctgctggccctgggctggcGGGGCGCAACGCACTAGCGTGCAAAGCTGCAGGGGCCCCAGCAGGAGCGTGGTCCAGGCGAAGTGCATCGTTCCCTTTCCGGGATTGCCCCCACTCCGGGAGGACGTagctcagagaaaagaaaaacggGGTTCAAGTCACgtgagagaggaagaaatctTCAACCTGGCAGTCGGTGGAGCGCGAGTATCTTAGCCCCACCAAGCAGTGCGGAGGGTGGGCTGCAGACCCTTCTCCAGTCAAGGCAGCTGCTGGGACGTGGCACCCgcctctctcctctttccagtGCTCTGGAAGGCGGTGGGGAGCGACGCGGAGGCCCGGCGAGCCGGCAGTGTCTGGAGTGAAGCAAGGAGGAGAGATTTTAAACTTTCTGGCACGTTTGCAAAGTTACACAAGCCGTTCGGCCCGGCCACCCCTCCGCTATTTGTTCACGTAATACGATTGGAAACGTGCAAGGGGGACAGCTccttgcctctgcccctccctccgcTCCCagtcctgccctcctccccccagacaCGTTGCACAGGGAGCGTTAAGGGGAAAGAACAAAAACGGAACACACATCCTGAGACACACTAGGCTTAATCTGGGGCGAACATGCAGGAATTTCAAAAGACTCAGACAAGCGAAGGCAGCCAGGCCATGGGGCGACGCCAAAATATGCATGAAGAAAAATGCTATTAGGTCACCAGCCCCAGAGAGGCGGGAAgtcaggaggtggggagggtgctgGGGACGAGAGTTGGAGGCGGAGGCGAAAGATTGTGACTAACTTGTCCACAAGGAGTTAACCAGACAAAGTTCCCAATGCATACTGCCTCGTTCTTATGGGAAGTGCTCTCAGCAAATAAACCCCAGGATatcacattttggtttttttgtgtgtgtgcaggtaaTATGAGAAATGGGTTACGAATTTGTTTCCTACAGCGATTATTTTAATAACCAAAAGTGAAATTTTGCAGGGAACAAATTCCAGCTAACACTGAACGCGATGAATAAACCTGTCTCTTTTTCCAAATGCTGGCCTGATTTGTACTTTGCGTGGAAGTGAAGAACCATCTTTCAAGTGTCTACCAGGAAGTTTCATTGAAGGGGGGCTAGAGCAAGTCTGCCTAGGAGAGCACTCGGAGGACAGCTAGCTTCAGATGAGCATTTTAtctgactttgtttttctctttctacatCTAATAATTAGATTTAactttggattttaaaaacataagtcaCCATTTGTTAAATGTTGAAAAGTCCTATGATGTTTGATTGATTCCAAATTAAACAAAGAGGTTGCTAAAGAAACACCCTTGGGATTCAGATTTCGGTAAAGAGAAGGGAGTAGGAGTGGCCAAAGGAGAGCTGGTAGGAGGATGAGGTGGGAGGTAGGTAATGCTGACTGGAAAGAGATGCTTCATGGTCCAGTTACTCACATACCACGCAGGGTGTCTGCTGTGCTGAAAACACTTCAAAGAAAAATTGCTGCTAAAAAGCCTGATTTAACACTACAACTCAAAACCGGATTTTAATAACCTTTTTTGGTGCTATCATTGAGCTGTTGTCTAAGTGTACTTCAGCACTCAGAGTCAGTCTCTGACTCTCCACTTTAATGACCACATTTTGGTGGTGTTGGGGACATCTGCTGATTTGACTGCTCACCATccattttccactttttcttgTCAGAACACCTGTATTTTCCTTTGGGAAACTTCCCCTACACGGCTAAATTGTGGGACTGACTGAGCATTCACGGGACTTCCACCACTCCAGGTAGCAGTCATGAGATCCAAGTGCGGCTCATCAAACCGTCTCCCTAGAATTTGAATCTTGAACAGAAGGACATCAAGAGTCAAAAACGTTGGAGCCCACTCTTCACACTACTGAAGAAAGTGCCCATGGGCTCTTGCTACACAGATTCCCCCTGAGCTGAGTTACCACAGTACCTTCCAAACACCTGGTTCCTAAGCTTTAACCTCCATTTTCCATTGTGTTCCTTTGTGGCTTAACATGGTCAGAGTCAATTTCTGGTGCTTGCCAACTAAAGAACTCCGACTCACATTGAGGGAGCTGTGCCTGCTTCTGCCACCTAATCAGATCACACAATTTTTAGTCCAAGCTGATGGGTTTGGCTCTTTTTGTGTCGAATTAGATTTGCTCTGCCCATGACCACATAGTGTCTTTGGTCACAAAGAAGTATCAGTGGAAGCTTGCCAGTGGATTGGCAAATCTATTGCTTATAAGATGAAGATAAAAATTCAAGTGCAAATCCCACTGATTACAGGTCAACTGTGTCGTTCCTTTCTGTGAAGGTCAGAGACATCTGTAGCTGTCATTGTACAGACTTGATGCCGCGGTTAAAATTAAACTACTCAATTTCTTCAAACCCACAAAGAGAAGATAGAGTGAAAAGAAGCAGGTGTATATAATTTGAATGGATAGGCCAAATTataggagaggcaggaagggataGAGTATAATTATCTCTCATCTGAAAAAGATTCTGCATGCACCCATCAACAGTGTGTTCCCCAGAAGAGAGAAGCCTGTAACTGCTAGTGCTTGACCACATGTTCCTGAGGGAAGACCTCTGCTATGGAGGTCACGCTGTCAGAGTGGCCGACCACAGCAGCTCctaaagggagggaagaaagtttATGCTGGATCTCAGATAAAATAGCCTTGTTTCCAATCCTGGTGCTTGCACAAAAAAAGCTGTATCTTTGGACAGCTGAGTTACTACTTTCCCTGGCTCTTAGTTATCTGTAGGAATCAAGAATTAATccaaatctttttaaagtagttttccTAGTTTTAAAATCTCTGATTTTTTGTGAATGTCCAAGTAATTCCAACTACTTTCAATTCATCCACTATACTGTTTCATTATGATTACTGATACTTAATTGAGTAACTACTTCGGTTGGACTTCAAAACATTGGATGTATTTTATGTGTGAGCTAGAGTTTACAGTCATTTCCCCCTTTTACTTATTTCCCATCAGTGAAGTGTCATATACATTTGTGTGTTTGCGCATGTGTGCCCTGAAGTGTAGCGACCATAGTGATGACTGGTACTCAGGAGCGCTCAGCAAACGTCCTCGGATTAACTCATTCGCAAAATTCAGAGCTGAATGAGcttcaccattttttttaaatttgcccCAACAGACTTAAAAATGTCTGATCAGAGTATAAATAACTAATGAGAACAGTAATATTgtgcaatatttattttcttttaaacacacTGCTTTAGGGTAGAAAACACATTGCCATTTGTGACACATTCTAAAGAGACACTTAGTTCAATTTCTCTCTTCCACTGTCTCTAATTTCTGGCTTAAGACTCAGCCAGCAGAAAACAAACATGTGGCTACCACATTGGGGACAATTGAGAGTGTTTGTGAGCCCTATGGGAGACAGTCTAGACACACACATTGTGCTCTCCATTCAATGACAAACTATCATTCACACCATTGGAGAAACCACAATTGCTTCTACTCAGCACTGAAACAATAATAAGAATAACTGCAATTACATCAAGAAATCTTTAGCTTTGGTAGTTACTTTTTTTCATATACAGATTCTAGGCTATTGCTATTAAGGACATCAACTGCAATGTCTTGCCCATTGACCAGAAAAGTGAAAGTCATCACAGGGCTATGTGTCTGATAGTTAACTGTGTTTCTATTAGGAGGATAATTCATATAAATGGACATTAGTGTTACACAGAAAGCCTAAACCATAGAGCAGTGTTGCCAAATACCCAGTCCCAGAACACAAATGCCAGAGTCAAAGGACTCTGGGTTGAACATAAGTTCTTTTGTTTGGGGCTCAGGAAGCTCACCCAAATCATGTTCTTTGGTGTAGACTGATGCTCATATGTGCTTTGATGCCATGTAGTTCGACAACATCACAGAGAGTAAAATAAAGTCAGTGTGAATTTAGAGGACTGTAAGGGGGAAATTGAGAAAAGAGGTAGGTATGACATCCACCACAAGGGGGATGCATTGAGGGGTGCGTGAGGACATGGGCACAGTTTGCAAAAGTAATTCAGACATGgtaagagtgaaataaagaaccagACATCTTTTTCCTTGGAGTAAAATGAAGGAGAGGAGTAAGTTAGTCTTGAAGTTAACAGTGTGCTTGTGTTCCCTTCTCCTCATTCTTGTCTTCCGCCACAGCCCACTCCCAGGTGCTCACCCAAATATAAAAAGTAGACAGTTGGTACACACTTGGCTGTGTTTCAGAGCTGAACTGGGAAAAAATCTGTAAACAGACTGGGTAggagaattccagaaataatgaattttaaatatatcttgtTTGGTTACCTATCCCCTTGGGCCACCTAGGGAATGGAAAAGTGGAACTTAACCTAGAGAATGgaaaagtatttcattttggtgCCTTTAATGCACCATCACATATATTCATATGTGATTAAGTAAATAATGTCAGTAActataataaaatggtaaaaatgagaGGAGGTAAAGTTATGAGAGGAGAATGGGTCTTTGAAATTCAGTGAATCGGCGTTCAAACTAACTTGGTTATATTGACCACAAAAATAAGGGATCAGCCAGTTGGCAGAACTGCCTCCAAGTGAAGTCCAAGTGATTTGATTGGGCCTGACGGACTATCCAATGACAATGAGGCAACTGTTCTTCATGTTGTGGAGTGTACTAGGTCATTTCTGTTCTTAATTGATAGAATACAGTATGCTCTGGGCCTACGTCCTAGCCTATTTACTACTCCTCAGCTCTTCCTGGAT is a window of Desmodus rotundus isolate HL8 chromosome 1, HLdesRot8A.1, whole genome shotgun sequence DNA encoding:
- the LOX gene encoding protein-lysine 6-oxidase isoform X2, with the protein product MHFAWTTLLLGPLQLCTLVRCAPPAQGQQQPPREPPAAPGAWSQRIQWENNGQVFSLLSLGSQYQPQRRRDPGATAPGAANSAALQPRTPILLLRNNRTAATRARTAASSGAASGLPGPAARHWFQAGYSSSGARDAGASRMRNRTVQAERPALSNLRPPSRVDGMVGDDPYNPYKYSDDNPYYNYYDTYERPRPGSRYRPGYGTGYFQYGLPDLVPDPYYIQASTYVQKMSMYNLRCAAEENCLASSAYRVDVRDYDHRVLLRFPQRVKNQGTSDFLPSRPRYSWEWHSCHQHYHSMDEFSHYDLLDANTQRRVAEGHKASFCLEDTSCDYGYHRRFACTAHTQGLSPGCYDTYNADIDCQWIDITDVAPGNYILKVSVNPSYLVPESDYSNNVVRCDIRYTGHHAYASGCTISP
- the LOX gene encoding protein-lysine 6-oxidase isoform X1, with product MHFAWTTLLLGPLQLCTLVRCAPPAQGQQQPPREPPAAPGAWSQRIQWENNGQVFSLLSLGSQYQPQRRRDPGATAPGAANSAALQPRTPILLLRNNRTAATRARTAASSGAASGLPGPAARHWFQAGYSSSGARDAGASRMRNRTVQAERPALSNLRPPSRVDGMVGDDPYNPYKYSDDNPYYNYYDTYERPRPGSRYRPGYGTGYFQYGLPDLVPDPYYIQASTYVQKMSMYNLRCAAEENCLASSAYRVDVRDYDHRVLLRFPQRVKNQGTSDFLPSRPRYSWEWHSCHQHYHSMDEFSHYDLLDANTQRRVAEGHKASFCLEDTSCDYGYHRRFACTAHTQGLSPGCYDTYNADIDCQWIDITDVAPGNYILKVSVNPSYLVPESDYSNNVVRCDIRYTGHHAYASGCTISPY